From the genome of Bacteroides sp. MSB163, one region includes:
- a CDS encoding peptide MFS transporter: protein MFNKHPKGLVAAALANMGERFGFYIMMAVLTLFISAKFGLSETVTGYIYSAFYASIYILALAGGLIADKTKNFKGTILAGLVLMAIGYLIIAIPTPTPVPSMALYLTLTCFGLLVIAFGNGLFKGNLQALVGQMYDNPAYSNLRDAGFQIFYMFINIGGFFAPFIAIGVRNWWLKVNNFDYDATLPELCHQYIDLGDKMPAQAMENLTTLSNSVTLDGQAVTDLHVFANSYLDVFNRGFQYAFMAAIVAMLISLVIYIINKNRFPDPAQKVVAGKGNNQAVSKEEITMSATEIKQRIYALFAVFGVVIFFWLSFHQNGYSLTYFARDYVDLSIINIDLGFTQIKGAEIFQSVNPFFVVFLTPFIMWLFGSLKKRGKEPSTPMKIAIGMGIAALAYVFLTVFSLTLPTKDILGTMSAAEVSAIRVTPWVMIGLYFILTVAELFISPLGLSFVSKVAPPHLQGLMQGCWLAATAVGNSLLFIGGILYTTVPMWACWLVFVGATGASMIVMLSMVKWLERVAK, encoded by the coding sequence ATGTTCAACAAACATCCTAAAGGTCTGGTCGCCGCAGCACTCGCCAATATGGGCGAACGTTTCGGATTTTACATTATGATGGCAGTCCTTACTCTGTTTATCTCTGCGAAATTCGGTTTGTCCGAAACTGTGACCGGATATATTTATTCTGCTTTTTATGCATCAATTTATATATTGGCATTGGCAGGCGGTCTGATTGCGGATAAAACTAAAAACTTTAAAGGTACTATTTTGGCTGGCTTGGTCTTAATGGCTATTGGTTATTTGATAATAGCCATACCTACTCCTACGCCTGTTCCCAGTATGGCACTTTATTTAACTTTAACCTGCTTCGGACTTTTAGTTATTGCTTTCGGTAATGGTTTGTTCAAAGGAAACCTTCAGGCATTAGTAGGACAGATGTACGATAATCCCGCATATTCTAATTTGCGTGATGCTGGTTTCCAGATTTTCTATATGTTCATTAATATCGGTGGTTTTTTTGCTCCTTTCATTGCTATTGGCGTAAGAAACTGGTGGTTGAAAGTGAACAACTTCGACTACGATGCAACGTTGCCTGAACTTTGCCATCAGTATATTGATTTAGGAGATAAGATGCCGGCTCAAGCCATGGAGAATCTGACTACTCTTTCTAATAGTGTAACTTTGGATGGACAAGCTGTTACAGATCTTCATGTTTTTGCTAACAGCTACCTGGATGTCTTCAATCGTGGTTTCCAATATGCGTTTATGGCTGCTATTGTTGCGATGTTGATTTCTTTGGTGATCTATATTATCAATAAGAACCGTTTCCCTGACCCGGCACAGAAAGTTGTAGCAGGTAAGGGCAATAATCAGGCTGTCAGCAAAGAGGAAATAACAATGAGTGCAACTGAAATCAAACAGCGTATTTATGCTTTGTTTGCAGTGTTTGGAGTTGTGATCTTCTTCTGGTTGTCTTTCCATCAGAATGGTTATTCACTGACTTATTTTGCAAGAGACTATGTTGATTTGAGTATTATTAATATTGATTTAGGCTTTACACAAATAAAAGGTGCTGAGATTTTCCAGAGTGTTAATCCGTTCTTTGTAGTCTTCCTGACGCCATTTATTATGTGGTTATTCGGATCGTTGAAGAAAAGAGGTAAAGAACCTTCTACTCCTATGAAGATTGCTATTGGTATGGGTATCGCTGCATTGGCCTATGTGTTCCTGACTGTATTCTCACTTACATTGCCGACTAAAGACATATTAGGTACAATGTCTGCTGCTGAAGTAAGTGCTATTCGTGTTACTCCTTGGGTTATGATAGGTTTGTACTTTATCCTAACGGTTGCCGAATTGTTTATTTCCCCGCTGGGATTATCATTCGTATCTAAGGTAGCTCCACCGCATTTACAAGGCTTAATGCAAGGTTGCTGGTTGGCTGCAACGGCTGTTGGTAATTCATTGCTGTTTATTGGTGGTATTCTGTATACCACTGTTCCAATGTGGGCTTGCTGGCTGGTGTTTGTAGGTGCCACAGGTGCATCAATGATTGTTATGCTCTCTATGGTGAAATGGCTGGAGCGTGTGGCAAAATAG
- the ybaK gene encoding Cys-tRNA(Pro) deacylase, giving the protein MKINKTNAARLLDKAKIPYELIPYEVDENDLSAIHVADSLGENIEQVFKTLVLHGDKNGYFVCVIPGEHEVDLKLAAKASGNKKCDLIPMKELLPLTGYIRGGCTPVGMKKTFPTYIHESCLNYPYIYISAGQRGLQLKLDPNDLIKEVHAEVCILFHD; this is encoded by the coding sequence ATGAAAATCAATAAGACGAATGCGGCGAGGCTTTTGGATAAAGCCAAAATACCATACGAACTCATTCCCTATGAAGTGGATGAAAACGATTTAAGCGCTATTCATGTGGCGGACAGTTTGGGAGAGAATATCGAACAGGTATTCAAAACCCTTGTCCTGCATGGCGATAAGAATGGCTATTTCGTATGTGTCATCCCCGGTGAGCATGAGGTAGATTTAAAATTGGCGGCTAAGGCCTCCGGTAATAAGAAGTGTGATCTTATTCCGATGAAAGAATTACTTCCTTTGACGGGATATATTCGTGGTGGATGTACTCCTGTCGGCATGAAGAAAACTTTTCCTACATACATTCATGAATCTTGTCTCAATTATCCTTATATTTACATAAGCGCAGGTCAGCGTGGCCTGCAGCTTAAACTTGATCCAAATGATTTAATTAAGGAGGTTCATGCTGAAGTTTGCATCCTTTTTCATGACTAA